In Moorena sp. SIOASIH, the following proteins share a genomic window:
- a CDS encoding MEKHLA domain-containing protein produces MNTELQFPWQQDPVIRQSERLINSFHHWTGRSLIDTSGSPIEIAQALFEAPFAVLSHNTESDPIYNYGNRKALELWEMDWNQFTRMPSKYSAEPMEREERLRLLNQVTTQGYISNYQGVRISSTGKRFQISDVIVWNLIDEENKYCGQGATFSQWIPIN; encoded by the coding sequence ATGAACACTGAGCTCCAATTTCCTTGGCAACAAGACCCAGTAATTCGCCAGAGCGAACGTCTAATCAATAGCTTTCATCATTGGACAGGGCGTTCTCTAATCGATACCAGTGGCTCACCTATCGAAATTGCACAGGCACTATTTGAAGCTCCCTTTGCCGTCCTCTCTCACAACACTGAATCAGACCCCATTTACAACTATGGCAATCGGAAAGCTTTGGAATTGTGGGAAATGGATTGGAACCAATTTACCCGAATGCCTTCGAAATATTCAGCTGAGCCGATGGAAAGGGAGGAGCGCTTACGCCTGCTTAACCAAGTGACAACCCAGGGCTATATTAGCAACTATCAAGGTGTCCGCATTTCTAGCACTGGTAAACGGTTCCAGATTTCAGATGTTATCGTCTGGAATCTCATTGATGAGGAAAATAAATATTGTGGTCAAGGGGCTACGTTTTCCCAGTGGATACCGATTAATTGA
- a CDS encoding response regulator has protein sequence MNYRNASQRIEILLVEDNPGDLDLTKATLQNSNIRNNIQTFTNGKEAMAFLRRESPYTKAPRPDVILLDLNLPVMDGREVLAQIKSDPNLSLIPVIILTSSDSDQDILTSYKLNANAYVTKPLELEQFLKVLKSIENFWLSIVKLPPKN, from the coding sequence ATGAACTATAGAAATGCTAGTCAGCGGATTGAAATATTGCTAGTGGAAGACAATCCTGGTGACTTAGATCTGACCAAAGCTACTTTACAAAATAGCAATATTCGCAACAATATCCAGACGTTTACCAATGGTAAGGAAGCTATGGCATTTCTACGTCGAGAGTCCCCTTATACTAAGGCACCCCGTCCCGACGTAATTTTGCTGGATTTGAATCTACCAGTGATGGATGGTCGTGAAGTGTTAGCACAGATCAAATCAGACCCAAACTTGAGTCTGATTCCCGTGATTATTCTCACCAGCTCAGATTCTGACCAGGACATCCTCACAAGCTACAAGCTAAACGCCAATGCCTACGTCACTAAGCCCCTTGAATTAGAGCAGTTTCTTAAAGTATTGAAGTCAATTGAAAACTTCTGGCTAAGTATTGTTAAACTGCCACCCAAAAATTAA
- a CDS encoding response regulator, whose protein sequence is MITALGYSITESIESGTRTVLGIAYWWHDLAKSYLKTFLILITHQTESHIGNENYGIKTMIKARLVGKTRLPKPFVWTVIFICILPYLLHQLGVDFSTHQELFDLSAASEWEPHQINDAMYSVLSGSFVHTLLEWSAVCTAFFTVCLAFTNYSITKDPILPIIGVSLFFAGVMDAFHTLAADRLIDAVADNRNLIPFTWALCRLFNPLILILGTSLFLRRSWVEKNQTRSLGFVIIVSLGFGLIAYGIIHICATSEILPETTFPNSIITRPWDILPLLLFIAAGIFIYPSFHQRYPSLVSYSLIVSTIPDTVAQLHMAFGSQALFDSHFQIAHFLKIIAHLIPLVGLILESQGTSCTLDQLNKRLIEEIAKQQQTEEKLQRSIKELSDFKYALAQGSILAITDQKGVITDVNERFCQLSQYSREELIGQTHLLINSNYHPKEFFRNLWSIIASGQVWRGEIKNKAKDGTYYWVDTTILPFLDDRDKPYQYWAIRTDISDRKQAEEDLKQAKEAAVRAAAQSAVANRAKSEFLANMSHELRTPLNGILGYTQILKRSKTLTPQSLKGIDIIHQCGNHLLTLINDILDLSKIEAGKMELYQTDFHFPSFLQNLIDICKIRVQNKDILFTYQPLSELPNGIHADQKRLRQVLINLLGNGIKFTDTGEIKFTVSVLKSREKENGHINNSQELLTTIRFKIEDTGIGMSPEQIERIFLPFEQVGNPLNKAQGTGLGLAITQKLVQMMGSKLEVSSQLGIGTVFWFDLHLKETTAVSKPMTPNTGIIGFKGQPPTILVVDDKQENRWVIVNMLAPLGFELVEASNGQEALEEATAFPPDLIITDLLMPQMDGFEMIRQLRQSPQLHSKVVIASSASVFDTDKEKSSEAGADDFLPKPVEAEKLLEMLQVHLKLEWIYQAKQEGGSRKKKNISSQTIEIVPPPVEKLSQLYDLARAGLINDLLKQIDNLEKSDPNTIDFVQHIRELAQNFQLKKIRDFLKDYIQ, encoded by the coding sequence ATGATTACAGCTCTAGGGTATTCCATCACTGAGTCAATCGAATCTGGCACTAGAACTGTACTTGGTATTGCCTATTGGTGGCATGATTTAGCCAAGTCTTACCTAAAGACCTTCCTCATCTTGATCACTCATCAAACCGAAAGCCATATTGGGAATGAAAACTATGGAATAAAAACTATGATAAAAGCCAGGCTTGTCGGCAAAACTAGATTGCCCAAACCATTTGTTTGGACAGTCATTTTTATCTGCATTTTACCCTATCTTCTGCATCAATTAGGGGTTGATTTTAGTACCCATCAGGAACTGTTTGACCTCTCGGCAGCCTCTGAATGGGAACCCCATCAAATTAATGATGCCATGTACTCAGTCCTGTCCGGAAGTTTTGTACACACACTCCTGGAGTGGAGTGCTGTCTGTACAGCGTTTTTTACGGTTTGCTTAGCCTTTACGAACTACAGCATCACTAAAGACCCAATCCTTCCTATCATCGGCGTATCACTTTTTTTTGCTGGTGTGATGGATGCCTTTCATACTCTGGCTGCTGACCGCTTAATTGATGCTGTCGCCGATAATCGGAATTTAATTCCATTTACCTGGGCACTCTGTCGGCTTTTCAATCCACTAATCCTGATTCTAGGAACTAGCCTTTTCTTAAGGAGAAGCTGGGTAGAAAAAAACCAAACCAGGAGCTTGGGTTTTGTCATTATTGTCAGCTTGGGGTTTGGGTTGATTGCCTATGGCATAATTCACATCTGTGCAACCAGCGAGATTCTACCGGAAACAACATTTCCCAACTCCATTATCACCCGACCATGGGACATCCTGCCATTGCTTCTGTTTATTGCTGCTGGCATTTTTATTTACCCAAGCTTTCACCAACGGTATCCCAGTCTTGTCTCTTACTCCTTAATTGTGAGTACTATTCCCGATACAGTCGCCCAACTCCACATGGCTTTTGGTTCACAAGCACTGTTCGACAGTCATTTCCAAATCGCCCATTTCCTCAAAATTATTGCCCACCTTATTCCCCTAGTAGGATTAATACTAGAATCTCAGGGTACTTCTTGTACACTAGATCAGCTCAATAAACGTCTGATAGAAGAGATTGCTAAACAACAACAAACAGAGGAAAAATTGCAAAGGTCAATCAAAGAATTATCAGATTTCAAGTATGCTTTAGCTCAAGGATCAATCCTAGCCATTACTGACCAAAAAGGGGTAATTACCGATGTCAATGAGCGGTTCTGTCAGCTCTCTCAATATTCTAGAGAAGAACTGATTGGACAAACCCATCTACTGATCAATTCCAATTACCACCCCAAGGAATTCTTCCGAAACCTCTGGTCAATTATTGCCAGTGGTCAAGTTTGGCGGGGAGAAATTAAAAATAAAGCCAAAGATGGCACCTATTACTGGGTCGATACCACCATCTTACCTTTCTTGGATGATAGAGACAAACCTTACCAGTATTGGGCGATCAGAACCGATATTAGCGATCGCAAACAAGCTGAGGAAGACCTAAAACAGGCAAAAGAAGCAGCAGTTCGCGCTGCGGCGCAAAGCGCAGTTGCCAACCGCGCCAAAAGCGAATTTCTCGCCAACATGAGCCATGAACTGCGCACCCCTCTCAATGGCATCCTCGGTTACACCCAAATCCTGAAACGCTCCAAAACCTTGACTCCTCAGTCTCTCAAGGGGATTGACATTATCCATCAATGTGGTAATCATCTGCTCACCCTGATTAATGACATTTTAGACCTGTCCAAAATTGAAGCTGGTAAAATGGAACTCTACCAGACAGATTTTCATTTTCCGTCTTTTCTTCAGAACCTGATTGACATCTGCAAAATCCGAGTTCAAAACAAGGACATTTTGTTTACTTACCAACCCCTTTCTGAACTTCCCAACGGCATCCATGCTGATCAAAAACGCCTGCGACAAGTGCTGATTAACTTACTGGGTAATGGGATTAAGTTTACTGACACTGGAGAAATTAAGTTTACAGTAAGTGTCCTTAAATCCAGGGAAAAGGAGAATGGACACATCAACAATAGCCAAGAACTGTTAACAACAATTCGATTTAAAATTGAAGACACCGGTATTGGCATGAGTCCGGAACAAATCGAACGGATATTTTTGCCTTTTGAGCAGGTGGGGAATCCCTTAAATAAAGCACAAGGGACGGGATTGGGATTAGCCATTACTCAGAAACTGGTTCAGATGATGGGGTCTAAGTTAGAAGTAAGCAGCCAGTTGGGCATTGGCACTGTGTTTTGGTTCGATTTGCACTTAAAAGAAACCACAGCTGTATCCAAACCCATGACTCCTAACACAGGGATTATTGGCTTCAAAGGTCAGCCACCCACAATTCTGGTGGTGGATGATAAGCAAGAAAATCGCTGGGTGATTGTCAATATGCTGGCTCCCCTGGGATTTGAACTAGTGGAGGCTAGCAATGGTCAAGAGGCTTTAGAGGAAGCCACAGCATTTCCACCAGATCTGATTATCACTGACTTGTTGATGCCACAGATGGATGGCTTTGAGATGATCCGACAGTTACGACAATCCCCCCAATTGCACTCAAAAGTAGTGATTGCGTCTTCGGCTAGTGTATTTGACACTGACAAGGAAAAAAGTAGTGAGGCTGGAGCGGATGATTTTCTGCCTAAACCAGTAGAGGCAGAAAAGCTACTAGAGATGTTACAAGTGCATCTGAAACTGGAATGGATTTATCAAGCAAAGCAGGAAGGAGGAAGTAGAAAGAAGAAAAACATCTCATCTCAAACCATAGAGATTGTCCCTCCTCCAGTCGAGAAACTTTCCCAACTTTACGATCTGGCTAGGGCAGGCTTAATCAATGACCTTTTAAAACAAATCGATAACCTAGAAAAATCCGATCCAAACACTATTGATTTTGTCCAACATATCCGTGAATTAGCTCAAAATTTTCAGTTGAAAAAAATTCGAGATTTTCTTAAAGACTATATTCAGTGA
- a CDS encoding CHAT domain-containing protein, with protein MTKIIGKGKWAASKFFLLVCSSTYLTCCPLPTPVQAQPIVEANDGTGTVVNPEGNQFNIDGGKLSGDGANLFHSFQKFGLSEGQIANFLSNPNIENILGRVTGGDASVINGLIQVTGGNSNLFLINPAGIVFGAGASIDLPASFTATTATGIGFDGEWFNAFGSNDYASLVGKPNTFDFAVSQPGGIINLADLAVKEGQNLTLVGGTVISNGTLTAPGGQVTIEAVPGKNLLRISQRGNILSLEVSPSATVPFTPLSLPELLTVGGGDATAIEVNRDGTVQLIGSGIQVEDGDVVVQDISAGQQVVIEAEGNIRTASITSDGGRIFLNSRQGEIDTSSGTLDSTAVSGDSGNIDLKAEGNITTGSLNASSNNGNGGDITAVSDRGSIDTSAGVVDSSSVEGKGGEVQLFATEGSINAGDINAASSNGESGNVTLVAGSDINTENVTGGEISIISSTGAGIDTSAGKEKDTSTITSILGFGKQNFTTTSSDSLVSQPPEPPPLVAIEPPTIEPPSVIDPKPLPPLPPEPQLDSQPLPPPQPPTTVILEPVNPVNPSNPSPTTPSGRSDNQNSALPTQVNRSDLAVNQSKRSNKTQAMELERLTILVLEIRECLAEEQLLINSQGFSLQVAAKDYNKAAECYHKNLEFARKFGDKLREAKALHNLGVTHYILGDYGKAIDYHKQHFNLAQSDPNLRRKPQAFSGLGAAYGAIGNYDKAIEYYKQGLELVNSTNDSEMERNIVSNLGLAYYAKKQYTKALEYKEKSLAIAKTSDNLPGKARALSNLSLLYYTLTNYNQAIEYSQQSLAIAQKLQDNYGELVALENLGIIYYALEDYNQAVNYQRQSLKIAKQLGDRHAKGRALSNLGDALYKAGNPQEANEALFAAIEIWESLRSNLGSNDLERVSIFETHQTTYSALQEYLVERKQFNQALEITERGRARAFVELLARGLSESEPNLKTNKPIAPPNIKQIKKITEEQNSTIVLYSLIKEVVEAEGVRQLQDKELYIWVIKPTGKIAFSQVNLTNLETSLDKLVRITRKSIFFRRSPALVDLVPRERLTKTERAGQTERLKQLHQLLIEPIAELLPTNPEARVTFIPHESLFLVPFPALQDASGQYLIEKHTMLTAPSIQVLDLTNQQRQLVSGEEMLVIGNPTMPQGLPPLPGTETEALAIAEMFNTQALIGNQATKKAVVEQMPRAKIIHLATHGLLNDFQRLGLPGAIALAPTKTDKGFLSASEILDFKLRAELVVLSACNTGSGRVTSDGVIGLSRSLVAAGVPSVVVSLWKVPDDSTADLMIEFYRQLQQTPDKAVALRQAMLTTLKQYPNPVEWAAFTLIGEAE; from the coding sequence TTGACCAAGATCATCGGTAAGGGAAAATGGGCAGCAAGTAAGTTTTTCCTGCTTGTTTGTTCTTCAACCTATTTGACCTGTTGCCCGTTGCCAACCCCTGTGCAGGCGCAACCGATAGTTGAAGCCAACGATGGTACTGGTACTGTTGTCAACCCTGAGGGTAACCAATTCAACATTGATGGCGGTAAGCTGTCGGGAGATGGTGCGAATCTCTTTCACAGCTTCCAGAAATTTGGTCTGAGTGAAGGTCAGATTGCCAACTTTCTCTCTAATCCTAATATCGAAAATATCCTAGGGCGAGTCACTGGTGGTGATGCTTCTGTAATTAATGGCTTAATCCAGGTTACAGGGGGTAATTCCAATTTATTCCTGATCAACCCCGCCGGGATTGTCTTTGGTGCTGGTGCCAGCATCGATTTACCTGCTTCTTTTACCGCCACCACCGCTACTGGTATTGGTTTTGATGGCGAGTGGTTTAACGCCTTTGGTAGCAATGACTATGCTTCTTTGGTAGGCAAGCCCAATACTTTTGATTTTGCTGTTTCCCAACCAGGTGGGATCATCAATTTAGCGGATTTAGCAGTTAAAGAGGGGCAGAATTTAACCTTAGTAGGTGGTACTGTGATCAGTAATGGCACTCTTACTGCCCCTGGTGGTCAAGTTACTATTGAGGCTGTGCCTGGAAAAAATTTACTCCGTATTTCCCAGCGAGGTAATATTCTGAGTTTAGAAGTTTCCCCCTCTGCCACTGTTCCCTTCACTCCCCTTTCCCTACCGGAACTGCTGACAGTTGGCGGCGGTGATGCTACAGCAATTGAGGTAAATCGTGATGGTACCGTACAACTGATCGGTTCTGGTATCCAGGTCGAAGATGGCGATGTGGTGGTGCAGGATATCAGTGCTGGTCAGCAAGTAGTTATTGAAGCAGAAGGTAATATTCGGACAGCATCAATTACTTCCGATGGTGGAAGAATTTTCCTCAATAGTAGACAAGGAGAGATTGATACTAGTAGTGGCACACTGGATTCAACGGCGGTAAGTGGTGATAGTGGAAATATTGACCTGAAAGCAGAAGGTAATATCACTACCGGGAGTCTCAATGCTTCCAGTAATAATGGTAATGGTGGTGATATTACTGCTGTTAGCGATAGAGGAAGTATTGATACTAGTGCTGGGGTAGTTGATTCTTCCTCTGTGGAAGGTAAAGGAGGAGAGGTTCAATTATTCGCTACCGAGGGAAGTATTAATGCTGGTGATATAAATGCTGCTAGTAGTAATGGTGAGAGTGGCAATGTTACTCTTGTTGCTGGTAGTGACATCAATACAGAAAATGTTACTGGTGGGGAGATTAGTATCATCAGTAGCACGGGTGCTGGAATAGATACTAGTGCTGGTAAGGAAAAAGATACTTCTACTATTACTTCCATTCTAGGTTTCGGAAAGCAGAATTTCACTACAACAAGTTCAGACTCTCTAGTCTCACAGCCACCTGAACCTCCACCTTTGGTGGCTATAGAGCCACCCACGATTGAACCTCCTTCAGTCATCGACCCAAAGCCATTACCACCGCTACCACCAGAACCACAGTTAGATAGTCAACCACTACCACCACCACAACCTCCAACAACAGTAATTCTTGAACCTGTAAATCCTGTAAATCCTTCAAATCCTTCCCCAACAACACCATCAGGAAGGTCAGACAATCAAAACTCTGCCTTGCCAACCCAGGTTAATCGATCAGATTTGGCGGTCAATCAGAGCAAGAGGTCAAACAAGACTCAAGCAATGGAACTAGAACGACTGACAATCCTGGTACTGGAAATTCGAGAGTGTCTGGCAGAAGAACAATTACTCATAAATTCTCAAGGATTTTCATTACAAGTTGCTGCAAAAGATTACAATAAAGCGGCCGAATGCTATCATAAAAACTTAGAATTTGCACGAAAATTTGGCGATAAATTGCGAGAAGCAAAAGCTTTACATAACCTCGGAGTAACTCACTATATTTTGGGAGACTATGGCAAAGCTATAGACTATCATAAGCAGCATTTTAATCTTGCCCAATCAGACCCAAACTTAAGAAGAAAACCACAAGCTTTTAGTGGTTTAGGAGCCGCTTATGGCGCAATAGGAAACTATGACAAAGCTATTGAATACTATAAACAGGGTCTAGAACTAGTAAACTCAACCAATGATTCTGAGATGGAAAGGAATATAGTAAGCAATCTCGGATTGGCTTACTACGCTAAGAAGCAATATACCAAAGCACTTGAATACAAAGAAAAAAGTTTAGCGATCGCTAAAACATCCGATAACCTACCTGGAAAGGCAAGAGCATTATCTAATTTGAGCTTGCTGTACTATACCCTGACCAACTATAACCAAGCAATTGAATACTCTCAGCAGAGTTTAGCGATCGCACAAAAACTGCAAGATAACTATGGAGAGTTAGTAGCCCTAGAAAATTTGGGAATAATTTACTATGCTCTAGAAGACTACAACCAAGCAGTAAACTACCAACGCCAAAGTTTAAAAATTGCCAAGCAACTAGGTGATCGCCACGCCAAGGGACGAGCTTTAAGCAACTTAGGTGATGCTCTCTACAAAGCCGGAAATCCTCAAGAAGCAAATGAGGCTCTATTTGCTGCCATTGAAATTTGGGAGTCTTTGCGGTCAAACTTAGGCAGCAATGACCTTGAGAGAGTATCAATATTTGAAACTCATCAAACAACTTATAGCGCTTTACAAGAGTATTTAGTAGAACGAAAACAATTCAATCAAGCCCTAGAAATTACTGAAAGAGGAAGAGCAAGAGCTTTTGTTGAACTATTAGCAAGAGGTTTATCAGAGTCTGAACCAAACCTCAAAACTAATAAACCGATTGCCCCTCCGAACATCAAACAAATTAAAAAAATTACCGAAGAACAAAACTCGACAATAGTTTTATACTCTCTTATCAAAGAAGTTGTCGAAGCCGAAGGTGTGCGGCAACTTCAAGACAAAGAGCTTTACATTTGGGTAATTAAACCTACAGGTAAAATCGCTTTTAGTCAGGTTAATTTAACTAATCTGGAGACATCTCTTGACAAATTGGTTCGTATCACTCGTAAATCGATTTTTTTCAGAAGAAGCCCAGCCCTAGTTGATTTAGTTCCCAGAGAAAGATTGACTAAAACAGAGAGAGCTGGTCAAACTGAACGATTAAAACAACTGCATCAACTGCTCATTGAACCAATTGCCGAACTCTTACCTACTAATCCGGAAGCTCGTGTTACCTTTATTCCCCACGAATCTTTGTTTCTAGTACCTTTCCCAGCACTACAAGACGCTTCTGGTCAATACCTGATCGAAAAACATACTATGCTCACTGCTCCCTCGATTCAGGTGCTGGATTTAACTAACCAGCAACGGCAACTGGTTTCTGGAGAAGAGATGCTAGTAATTGGTAATCCCACTATGCCTCAAGGTTTGCCCCCTCTTCCTGGAACAGAAACAGAAGCGCTAGCGATCGCTGAGATGTTCAATACTCAAGCCCTGATTGGCAATCAAGCCACCAAGAAAGCAGTAGTTGAGCAAATGCCAAGGGCAAAGATCATACATCTAGCTACTCACGGCTTACTGAATGACTTCCAGAGATTAGGTTTACCAGGAGCGATCGCCCTTGCTCCGACTAAAACAGATAAAGGTTTTCTCAGCGCCAGTGAAATACTCGACTTCAAGCTTAGAGCTGAGTTAGTAGTTTTAAGCGCTTGCAACACTGGTAGCGGTAGAGTTACCAGTGATGGCGTGATTGGATTATCCCGTTCTTTAGTTGCTGCTGGTGTACCCAGTGTGGTTGTTTCTCTCTGGAAAGTACCTGATGACTCCACAGCTGACCTGATGATTGAATTCTATCGCCAGCTACAACAAACACCTGACAAAGCAGTTGCTCTGCGTCAAGCCATGCTTACGACTCTTAAACAGTACCCAAATCCAGTGGAATGGGCGGCTTTTACCCTGATTGGGGAAGCGGAGTAA
- the uvrB gene encoding excinuclease ABC subunit UvrB, producing the protein MLFNLEAPFQPTGDQPQAISQLTTYLKAGNRIQTLLGATGTGKTFSVASVIEKVGKPTLVLAHNKTLAAQLCNELRGFFPDNAVEYFISYYDYYQPEAYIPVTDTYIEKTASINDEIDMLRHSATRSLFERRDVIVVASISCIYGLGIPSEYLKASIPLRVNTEVDQRQLLRDLVSVQYSRNDLDLGRGRFRLKGDVLEIGPAYEDRIIRVEFFGDEIDAIHYVDPVTGGICQSVEGVNIYPARHFVTPDERLEEACNAIKAELEERLAQLQQAGNLLEAQRLEQRTRYDLEMLLEIGYCNGVENYSRHLAGRQLGEPPECLIDYFPEDWLLVVDESHVTVPQIRGMYNGDRARKQVLIDHGFRLPSAADNRPLKAEEFWAKVNQCIFVSATPGDWEMEESQGRVVEQIIRPTGVLDPEIFVRPTAGQVDDLLAEIKQRVDCQERVLITTLTKRMAEDLTDYLQERDIRVSYLHSDINSIERIEILQALRQGEFDVLVGVNLLREGLDLPEVSLVAILDADKEGFLRAERSLIQTIGRAARHVRGQAIMYADTLTKSMRKAIDETNRRRKIQIEYNIKNNIVPQPIRKTANNPILTFLDVSRRLNSQQLEAVFEQVDDVPLEKIPELINQLEEQMKEAAKTLEFETAAKLRDRIKQLRDQLLGNRS; encoded by the coding sequence ATGCTATTTAACCTCGAAGCCCCTTTTCAACCAACAGGGGATCAACCCCAAGCTATTTCCCAACTCACCACTTACCTCAAGGCTGGCAACCGTATCCAAACTCTACTGGGTGCTACAGGAACAGGCAAGACTTTCTCCGTGGCATCGGTAATTGAAAAAGTCGGCAAACCTACCCTAGTACTTGCCCACAACAAAACCTTGGCTGCCCAGTTATGTAACGAATTGCGGGGGTTTTTTCCCGATAACGCGGTGGAGTATTTCATTTCCTACTATGATTACTACCAGCCGGAAGCTTATATCCCGGTCACTGACACGTACATCGAGAAAACCGCGTCAATTAATGATGAAATTGATATGCTGAGGCACTCAGCTACGCGATCGCTTTTTGAACGGCGGGATGTAATTGTGGTGGCTTCCATTAGCTGTATCTATGGCTTGGGTATCCCCTCAGAATACTTAAAAGCCTCGATTCCTCTGCGGGTGAATACCGAAGTTGACCAACGCCAACTCTTACGGGATTTAGTCTCAGTACAGTATTCCCGGAATGATTTAGACTTGGGACGCGGAAGGTTCCGTCTGAAGGGGGATGTTTTAGAAATTGGTCCGGCTTATGAAGACCGAATTATTCGGGTAGAATTCTTCGGAGATGAAATTGATGCTATTCACTACGTTGACCCAGTTACGGGTGGGATTTGCCAAAGTGTAGAGGGAGTAAATATTTACCCTGCTCGTCACTTTGTTACTCCCGATGAACGGTTGGAAGAAGCTTGTAACGCTATTAAGGCAGAACTTGAGGAACGTTTGGCTCAATTGCAGCAAGCTGGGAACTTGCTAGAAGCGCAACGGTTGGAACAGCGTACCCGCTATGATTTGGAAATGTTGCTCGAAATTGGTTACTGCAATGGTGTGGAAAACTATTCTCGTCACTTGGCTGGACGCCAGCTTGGGGAACCACCAGAGTGTTTGATAGATTATTTTCCCGAAGATTGGCTTTTGGTAGTGGATGAATCCCATGTTACGGTGCCGCAAATTCGGGGAATGTACAATGGCGATCGCGCTCGAAAGCAAGTGTTGATTGACCATGGCTTTCGCTTACCCAGTGCAGCAGATAATCGACCCCTGAAGGCAGAGGAATTCTGGGCAAAGGTGAATCAGTGTATTTTTGTCTCTGCTACTCCTGGGGATTGGGAGATGGAAGAATCTCAAGGACGAGTCGTGGAACAGATCATTCGTCCTACCGGAGTGCTTGACCCAGAAATCTTTGTTCGTCCTACAGCAGGTCAAGTAGATGATTTGTTGGCTGAGATTAAGCAGCGGGTGGATTGTCAGGAAAGGGTGCTGATAACAACCTTAACCAAGCGCATGGCTGAGGATTTGACAGACTATCTGCAAGAACGGGATATTCGGGTAAGCTACTTACACTCGGATATTAACTCTATTGAACGGATTGAAATCTTGCAGGCGTTGCGCCAGGGTGAATTTGATGTATTGGTTGGGGTTAACTTGTTGCGAGAAGGGTTAGATTTGCCGGAAGTCTCTCTGGTAGCAATTTTGGATGCGGATAAGGAAGGGTTCCTCAGGGCAGAGCGATCGCTTATTCAAACTATAGGCAGAGCAGCACGTCATGTCCGAGGGCAAGCCATTATGTATGCTGATACCCTTACAAAAAGCATGAGAAAAGCGATTGATGAGACTAATCGCCGTCGTAAGATTCAAATTGAATATAATATCAAAAATAACATTGTACCACAGCCGATTCGCAAAACCGCCAACAATCCGATTTTGACATTTTTGGATGTCTCCCGACGGTTGAATTCCCAACAGTTGGAAGCGGTGTTTGAACAGGTGGATGATGTACCTTTGGAGAAGATTCCGGAGTTGATTAATCAGTTAGAAGAACAGATGAAGGAAGCAGCAAAGACCTTGGAATTTGAAACGGCAGCCAAGTTACGCGATCGCATTAAGCAGCTGCGGGATCAACTGCTAGGTAATCGAAGTTAA